From one Lycium ferocissimum isolate CSIRO_LF1 unplaced genomic scaffold, AGI_CSIRO_Lferr_CH_V1 ctg16511, whole genome shotgun sequence genomic stretch:
- the LOC132042611 gene encoding MADS-box protein AGL42-like, giving the protein MAKKIEILEASKRKMMGQGLGSCSMDELQEIDNKLERSLRNIKARKVQLFKDEIERLEARERLLLEQNASLREKCGHRPTLLAPTSVAVPAPPPTPPAQVKEMGNCSQSTQSWEVETELSMGLPEMRCS; this is encoded by the exons ATGGCGAAGAAGATAGAGATCCTTGAAGCTTCCAAACG GAAGATGATGGGCCAAGGTTTAGGGTCATGTTCAATGGATGAACTACAAGAGATTGACAACAAGCTCGAGAGGAGCCTCAGAAACATCAAGGCCAGAAAG GTTCAATTGTTCAAAGATGAAATAGAACGCCTAGAAGCCAGG GAGAGGTTATTGCTCGAACAAAATGCAAGTTTACGTGAAAAG TGCGGGCATAGGCCAACGCTACTAGCGCCAACATCAGTAGCAGTACCAGCACCACCACCAACACCACcagctcaagtgaaagaaatggGAAATTGTAGCCAAAGTACACAGAGTTGGGAGGTAGAGACTGAATTGTCTATGGGCCTTCCTGAAATGCGCTGCTCATAG